The Dama dama isolate Ldn47 chromosome 23, ASM3311817v1, whole genome shotgun sequence genome contains a region encoding:
- the LOC133044779 gene encoding cystatin-C, with product MVGSPRSPLLLLAALIVALALAVSPATAQGPRKGRLLGGLMEADVNEEGVQEALSFAVSEFNKRSNDAYQSRAMRVVRARKQVVSGMNYFLDVELGRTTCTKSQANLDNCPFHDQPHLKREKLCSFQVYVVPWMNIINLVKFSCQD from the exons ATGGTGGGCTCCCCGCGCTCCCCGCTGCTCCTGCTGGCCGCCCTGATCGTCGCCCTGGCCCTGGCCGTGAGCCCCGCGACCGCGCAGGGCCCTAGAAAGGGTCGCCTGCTGGGCGGCCTGATGGAGGCGGACGTCAACGAGGAGGGCGTGCAGGAGGCACTGTCCTTTGCGGTCAGCGAGTTCAACAAGCGGAGCAACGACGCTTACCAGAGCCGCGCGATGCGCGTGGTGCGCGCCCGCAAGCAG GTCGTGTCGGGAATGAACTACTTCTTGGACGTGGAGCTTGGCCGGACTACATGTACCAAGTCCCAGGCCAACTTAGACAACTGTCCCTTCCATGACCAGCCACACCTGAAGAGG GAAAAGCTGTGCTCCTTCCAGGTTTATGTCGTCCCATGGATGAACATCATCAATCTGGTGAAGTTTAGCTGCCAGGATTAA